A single region of the Nicotiana sylvestris chromosome 6, ASM39365v2, whole genome shotgun sequence genome encodes:
- the LOC138871905 gene encoding uncharacterized protein, with amino-acid sequence MNAHQAFNNGIDDDTDDADQTEPVGAFNAIVGSISEALAGTSTGIHKKKNPCPSTKKGKKKADERNHPKQERTLMFVEMKVNGKPIRAMIDTGATHNYLASTQVKRLGLVVGKGRGSFKAINSPPQPVGWIVKEVPVKLGPYEGKFNVRVVIIDDFELIVGLEFLRQTNTMPVPYADMLLMMGTNGTKPCIIPCMPMKMHVENISALQLKKGVKRHEPTFLATLCIEDVECSSGPIPEPMKEILLEFEDVMPQDMPKRLPPRRTMDHEIELVPGVKPPARVPYRMSQPELT; translated from the coding sequence ATGAATGCCCATCAAGCCTTTAACAATGGGATAGATGACGACACAGACGATGCAGACCAGACTGAGCcagtaggtgccttcaatgcaattgttggctccatttctGAGGCCTTAGCGGGAACTAGTACTGGCATCCATAAGAAGAAGAACCCCTGCCCAagcaccaagaaagggaaaaagaaggcggatgagAGGAATCATCCTAAACAagagaggaccttaatgttcgttgagatgaaggtaaatggcaagcccattcgggcgatgatagacacgggtgctacccacaactacttagcctcaACTCAGGTGAAGCGCCTTGGTCTAGTTGTAGGAAAGGGCAGAGGTAGtttcaaggctatcaactcacctcctCAGCCAGTGGGTTGGATAGTTAAAGAGGTACCAgtgaagcttggcccttacgaaggaaaattcaacgtgcgcgtggtgatcatagatgacttcgagttgatagttggattggaattcctgaggcaaaccaacaccatgcctgtaccgtatgctgacatgttactgatgatgggaaCAAACGGGACCAAACCCTGCATTATCCCATGCATGCCCATGAAGATGCAcgttgaaaacatctcggccttgcagttgaagaagggggtcaaaagacATGAACCTACGTTCTTGGCAACCCTCTGCATTGAAGATGTAGAATGctcctcgggtcccattcctgaGCCCATGAAGGAGAtactactagagtttgaagatgtcatgccacaagacatgccaaagcgactaccGCCTAGGCGCACTATGGACCATGAAATTGAGCTGGTGCCGGGCGTGAAGCCACCTGCCCGAGTgccttacagaatgtcacaacccgaactcacctag